The proteins below come from a single Procambarus clarkii isolate CNS0578487 chromosome 54, FALCON_Pclarkii_2.0, whole genome shotgun sequence genomic window:
- the LOC138352717 gene encoding uncharacterized protein, translating into MIPSEDVFNIRNVSGTAGAAATCVGHGGRDLVDHNLLDHNLLDHNLLDHKLVDHNLVDHNLLDHKLVDHKLVDHNLVDHKLLDHNLLDHNLLDHNLLDHNLLDHKLLDHNLVDHNLVDHNLVDHNLVDHNLLDHNLLDHNLLDHNLLDHKLLDHNLLDHNLLDHNLVDHNLLDHNLVDHNLLDHSLVDHNLVDHNLVDHNLVDHNLLDHNLLDHNLLVHKLLDHNLLDHNLLDHNLLDHNLVDHNLLDHNLVDHNLLDHSLVDHNLLDHNLVDHNLVDHNLLDHNLLDHNLLDHNLLDHNLLDHNLLDHNLLDHNLGDHNLGDHNLLDHNLLDHNLLDHNLLDHNLLDHNLLDHNLLDHNLLDHNLLDHNLLDHNLLDHNLLDHNLVDHNLGDHNLVDHNLGDHNLLDHNLGDHNLLDHNLLDHNLLDHNLLDHNLVDHNLGDHNLVDHNLGDHNLLDHNLLDHNLLDHNLVDHNLLDHNLLDHNLLDHNLLDHNLLDHNLLDHNLLDHNLLDHNLLDHNLLDHNALRHSANQSDTMPTNVTQCQPMIHSANH; encoded by the exons atgattccttctgaagatgtatttaatatacgaaa TGTTTCTGGCACGGCCGGAGCGGCTGCCACGTGTGTAGGACACGGAGGGCGGGACCTGGTGGATCACAACCTGCTGGATCACAACCTGCTGGATCACAACCTGCTGGATCACAAGCTGGTGGATCACAACCTGGTGGATCACAACCTGCTGGATCACAAGCTGGTGGATCACAAGCTGGTAGATCACAATCTTGTGGATCACAAGCTGCTGGATCACAACCTGCTGGATCACAACCTGCTGGATCACAACCTGCTGGATCACAACCTGTTGGATCACAAACTGCTGGACCACAACCTGGTGGATCACAACCTGGTGGATCACAACCTGGTGGATCACAACCTGGTGGATCACAACCTGCTGGATCACAACCTGCTGGATCACAACCTGCTGGATCACAACCTGCTGGATCACAAGCTGCTGGATCACAACCTGCTGGATCACAACCTGCTGGATCACAACCTGGTGGATCACAACCTGCTGGACCACAACCTGGTGGATCACAACCTGCTGgatcacagcctggtggatcacaaCCTGGTGGATCACAACCTGGTGGATCACAACCTGGTGGATCACAACCTGCTGGATCACAACCTGCTGGATCACAACCTGCTGGTTCACAAGCTGCTGGATCACAACCTGCTGGATCACAACCTGCTGGATCACAACCTGCTGGATCACAACCTGGTGGATCACAACCTGCTGGACCACAACCTGGTGGATCACAACCTGCTGgatcacagcctggtggatcacaaCCTGCTGGATCACAACCTGGTGGATCACAACCTGGTGGATCACAACCTGCTGGATCACAACCTGCTGGATCACAACCTGCTGGATCACAACCTGCTGGATCACAACCTGCTGGATCACAACCTGCTGGATCACAACCTGCTGGATCACAACCTGGGGGATCACAACCTGGGGGATCACAACCTGCTGGATCACAACCTGCTGGATCACAACCTGCTGGATCACAACCTGCTGGATCACAATCTGCTGGATCACAACCTCCTGGATCACAACCTGCTGGATCACAACCTGCTGGATCACAACCTGCTGGATCACAACCTGCTGGATCACAACCTGCTGGATCACAACCTGCTGGATCACAACCTGGTGGATCACAACCTGGGGGATCACAACCTGGTGGATCACAACCTCGGGGATCACAACCTGCTGGATCACAACCTGGGGGATCACAACCTGCTGGATCACAACCTGCTGGATCACAACCTGCTGGATCACAACCTGCTGGATCACAACCTGGTGGATCACAACCTGGGGGATCACAACCTGGTGGATCACAACCTGGGGGATCACAACCTGCTGGATCACAACCTGCTGGATCACAACCTGCTGGATCACAACCTGGTGGATCACAACCTGCTGGATCACAACCTGCTGGATCACAACCTGCTGGATCACAACCTGCTGGATCACAACCTGCTGGATCACAACCTGCTGGATCACAACCTGCTGGATCACAACCTGCTGGATCACAACCTGCTGGATCACAACCTGCTGGATCACAATGCATTGAGACACAGTGCCAACCAATCAGACACAATGCCAACTAATGTGACACAGTGCCAACCAATGATACACAGTGCCAACCATTGA